A stretch of DNA from Ctenopharyngodon idella isolate HZGC_01 chromosome 6, HZGC01, whole genome shotgun sequence:
atttttatacaaaaagGCCAAGGCTGTTTTGGAATATTAGCTTACTACTTATGAATAGTGTATACTGcatactatttattttttatatagcaAGTGAAATTCTGggcattatttaataaatacttcAAACAGTAGTATGCTGCCGTTGTTTTAAGAAACACCTTAACTGCTGTTTGAACTgcaaataatgattttaatcCAGTTTTATCATGTCATAAATGGCATGCTTAgcatttgaacatattttagTAAGTTGTATTTAAAGGTTAGGGTACTTTAATCTTGATGGTGTCCTTATAGGCAATTATTGCATTTtggcatgtaaaaaaaaaaaaaaacaaagagaattttttttttcagaatttatttCATGTGCATGTGGTTTCACAAATGAATAGATAAAAGTAGATAAAAGTGAATAAATCCATTGCCATGTCATTCCCAATGTACTGTAGATTGTGCCAAGTGAAATTattggaaaaataaaactttatatatatatttatataatttttaaagttCTTTTACAGGCATTGTCTGTCAATAGACGTCTATGTGACAGGATGGATTTTGATTGCTTTCATTGTCATTTCAAACATTGAAATATCTGTAGGAGAATGAAAACCACAATATTTGTCTgataaaaagttttgttttatatataatactttAAGCAAACATTCAGAGGGAAcataaaatgctataaaaaaattacaaaagttttctgaGGTACCTTGACTATATGATAAATGTTAAAGAGGTAACGTTTTGCAAAACGTTAAATTTTATAATTACGTTTCTGGCACAACACACACCTTCATATTGTTTAAATCCAGGATGTGTAAAGCGTACCATTTTAAAGTTgggaaaaaaatctgtcaaaGTAAATTTTATTGCTAACTTGTCTGAGCTGTATGTATTGCAGGAATATATACCAAATAAGTGAGAAAGTGCTGTATATTCAGGGACAATTATGCAGTACAAAAAAGTGAACAGCCATTTACCCGCAGTTGAGACATACAAATTTGAGACATAAAAACACAGATGGTTTTTTACCCCAAGATTTGAGTGAGGGTAAATACTAGATCTTGACCACCAGGTTTTATTCAGACATTTAAGAATAATTAAAGAACCTgaaaaaataatacagaatttCATGGTGCTATACTGGAATGTGAGCATATTTGCAGCCACAGAGGTCAATTTAAAAATTGGGGGTTGTGGTGAAtgatataacaatataataacaataaaaaaaaaactattaaatcaTGACTGGCCAAATGCCTGGTCAAACAGCAGTGCTTTGTTGCAGTCAAACGAAACATGATTATGATCTAAATAATGACCTTTGTAAAAGAAAATTGTGGTTCTTTGATAAGAGGATAAGAATACCATGTTTGGACAGCATGGTAAGAGGCATTTATTCAGCAGATTTGGTTCCGTTGTAGTCACTCTGCATGTCCGCATCATCCTCGGCAGCATCAGAGCTGTCAATCATTCCCCGTCTGCCACTACCTCCTGAGCGCCTCGGTGTGCTGCTGAAGGATGATGGTTCATTGCCTCGCCTGAAATGTTACAACAAATCTTAgcataaaaacacaattttcacTGTAGGTTTCTTTGTACCTGCTACATTTGTGTTAGCACGTTAAGTCTCAAACCATTTTGAACCAAGAGACCCATTTCATAATCCCAAACTGTTTACAAGTCAATGtgattaaactttttttttttgtttttttttggcagaacTTCCAGTGAACTATCCTGAAGTGTGACCCCAACTGCTTACAACAGCTTAAAATATACGTTTTCTATATATTTGAATCCACCCATCTATCCAAACTGGAGCACCCTAAAGTGCCAACATAAGGAGTACATGCTAACCACATGGAAAGGCTTCTGGGCTCAGCTGGGACTCAAACCAGGGACCTTCTCTCTATGAGATGACTGTTacctagggctgcacgattttgggaaaaaatcaaatcatgtggagcagcatttactgcaaACCCAGCCGCTCTGAATTTGATAATAGCACTAAAgcaccaagccgacggttggCCCCCGGGCAATGTCAGGCCGTTTTTGAGCGTCAGTTGGCTTAGTTTTTTTGGTGGCTGTAGTCGGTACACCGTTGGCTTGGTTGTAGTCGGATGCCGTCAGGGTTGCTGACGGCAGGtagcccaattgctactcaaaactagcccaattgcgTTTCAGGAGGGGTCCCCTGGTAAAAATAGCATTCCGGGGGagggacatgaaaaacaacctgcggcaacagtgttagggtagggacacaccaaaccgacgccaAAGAACTAGCACTAATTAAAAGCCGACTGTGTAGTCGCCTCGCATTCGCCCAGGAACACTCAGACACATGACGTAAAATTTgaacagccttctgtctgtaCCGCCTTGACTTGTTTGCTCACTGTTGTGCTATTATTATGCGCTTCGACTCATTCACtaaactgaacagccaatcagagttctctctctcacccGACGCCGATTCTACTTGTTGAATCGGCCCAGAAAAACCCGTCGGCGTCCAACTAGAGCCAACAGTGCAGAACACACCAGGAAAACTTAGTTGGCCGACGCTTAAAAATGGTCCGATGTTGCCCGACGGCTGattgtcggcttggtgtgtcccaggctttaaagtagcccaattccgtgggaaaaccgcggacttggcaacacagGGTCAGGGTTTTTTGGGCCGATTCAGCATGTGCCGTTGGtgagagagaactctgattggctgttcagcttagCGAACGAGTCAGTGCACGagaataaaagtgaaaatgatGAAAGTGAGCAAAGAAGTCAAGACGGCACAGACAGACGGCTGTTATAATTGTACGTCATCTTACCTGAATGCACAAATAAtttcataataacatgagccgactggaatgaagaaagtgatcaacatgattgatattcaaaatggtaagcaagcgctgctttgtttacggtttGTATATCTGCAGTCCTAGTTTCGGTTTCCTTTTTTGAATGATGAAAATAGACTATTGATACCTGCTGCTATAGACAGATATTTACTTACACGCAGGTGCAGAATGCACATGCTAGATTGCCGCCTTTAGGCCTTTTGGTGCGTTCAAGCCCAGCTTTTTGGCTGAGACGCAACTGACACAATGCGACAACACAGTCAGCTTTCATCACCGCTATTTCTTTGATGTAGGCTTGGTGCGTCCCAGGCTTAAGACATATTgtgatttcagttttattgcGATTAATCATGCAACCCTAGTGCAACCCACCTATATATTTCAagattttgtaataaaatttgaGTATATTTCTCACTATTTGAAAATCCTGAAATACAGCATTAAAAGAATactacacaaaatatattaatcacAGAGGCcttgatttaaaatatgttaagaACTTCAGTAACAGTTCATATGtgagaaaaatacagtaacatgTCTAACTTTACTACAGTAAGTGTCTGACTTTGTTTCATTGATGATTGATATAGAATACTCGCAGCTGCACTTGCATCTGATACACAATGCAATATGCATCTGAAACACAGCGACAAGTGACTTCTACACCAGCATCCTAATGTACAGACAAGTCGCCAGAATACAGCCACAAGCATCCTTTACCGTGGAAAGTGGTACAGTGTATCAGACATTAGTTAAGGTTTGTTAGAGGTTAAAGGCAGCGTTAAAACCTCATTAGTAAACCTGTAAACAGGCTAAATGAGGTTGGTTCAGAAAACTGAACCATGCTTTCAGAGGGAAGAGGGAAATATGGTCCAATATGCTACTTTGATAAATATTAAAGTGAAGATTGTGCAAGAATGAGCTGTCTGTCAAGTGCATTAAATTAGGATTTAGAAGAGAGACCATTAATAATGGAAGCATTGACaaacaattaaagggttagttcatccaaaaatgaaaattctgtcattaattactcaccctcatgtcgttccacacccgtaagaccttcattcatcttcgcaacacgaagatattttttgataaaatccgatggctcagtgaggcctgcattgacagcaagttaatttacactttcaaacgcccagagaggtactaaaaacatatttaaaacagtttatgtgactacagcggctcaaccttaatgttatgaagcgacgagaatactttttgtgtgttcacGTGGCTTTGGCAGTTCGAAACACatttcgaaccactgattcgaaacaaaagatttgcaaagcttcatgaagcagtgttttgaaatcgcccatcactagatattgttgaataaagtccttattttgtttttttcgcgcacaaaaagtattctcatcgcttcataacattaaggttaaaccactgtagtcacatgaactgttttaaatatgtctttagtacctttctgggcgtttgaaagtgtaaattaacttgctgtcaatggaggcctcactgagccattggattttatcaaaaatatcttcatctgtgttacgaagatgaacgaaggtcttacgggtgtggaaccaCATAagcgtgagtaattaatgacagaattttcatttttgggtgaactaaccctttaattcctAATACATAGTatgtttataattataaaatggatagttctGGTCatggatgctgattggtcaataaaGTGTTTCTGTCATGTacgtaatccatatgaattgagtggtttaatccaGAGACGATTACTTcatataatgaacagatttaatttattcaaatataaatatcaatgcTCAAACGTGCTTGCTTGATGTGTGAAAACCAAACAAAAGTTTTGTTTTCGCATGTCACACAAGTTTGTTTATTGTTGGAATGAAACAGAAGTcacaatagtcttttcttccctattgtgacatatctgagtgaaacagattcgtgaacaagaaaaaaagtaggGCGGAATTCAATTTtaatccatcaggaattgattggatggttgtggtttgccattggtcgatctcatgtgagtgacagtgtGCCCTaccctcgcgccagtaaacacatcgcCAGAGAAAAAAGAGATGTCATtacaagagggaggggaagatattttgattaaagattatatgggcacattctttaaaaaaacaaacaaaattccattaattccataaaaaaaaaaaaaaaaattaattccattaaaaaaaaaaaaaaaaaaaaaagaatagtcaattttgatttcatggtgactttaagctTCTGCAAGAATCAATGAGGTTTGTTTTGTGCTTCAATCTAGTACAGCTGAgcttcaatggagggacagaaatctcttgagttttattaaaaatatcttcatttgtgttttgaagatgaatgaaaattttatgggtttggaatttttatgtaaatgatgacagaattgaaATTTTTCAGTGAACTAACCTTACTACTTATCATACCTTATTACAGTCTTATGTGTGCACTCTGCAAAATGTTAAAAGATATGTAATAAACCATATTTCGCTCTTGCAGGCAAGAAATATATTTGTGACAAGTAAAAGGAAGAGTTAAGAGTAGCTACATCTTCTGTGTCAACTTTTGAGCACAGAGGTACCTGCATAGTCACTGTGTGGGTTCAGGATTGCCTCTGCAACAGAGATAGACAATCTTCGGTTTGCAGATTATAAAAAGAAAGGATTTGGGCTGTGCTAATAAGTGCTGAGAACTTGCTCAAAGCTTTGTCTAAAAGTGTATTCATTACCCAAAGATTTCACTACTTTCTGTTGTGCTTAACCACTTTGGCATTAGACACCATGTCTTTGGAGTGCTCTGTGTACCTGAGTTTGCTCTTGAGGGTAGTGACCTCACGGCTCATGGCATCATTGGCCTCTGTGGCCTCATCCAGCTCTCTCTGAAGCTTCCTGCGGGCCGCAGTGATTCGCTGGGATTCCTCCTCGCTCTCTTCCAATTGCCTCTTCAGCTGTTTGACGCGAGCATTCGCCTTATCCGCCTGTGAAAAAGAAATACTTTTCAGGCCAAGCGCACACTACGTTGCAATATAGTCGGTTATAAGATAATTTTCCTTCTGACTGTAGGTATGATCTCTTAATTTTATGGGAAAAGTATAGGAAAAGAGCAAAGAGAATAGCAGCTAACCTGGTCTTTGTATTGTTCTGCTTGTTTTCGTTCATCCTCCACTTGGGTTATCAAATCCTTCAGTTTTTTGTCCTTCTGGCGAACGGCCTTTGCGGTGTTCTGCTTATCTCTGCAttagaaagaaaaatgtatttttcaaccAAACTGCACCAAACAAGATGAAATAATATTATCTCTGATGACGTCACATCTTCAGACGTCTGTTATATATAATCATGAGCTTTTAAAGTTATGATTTTTCAGTTGGCTTTCCTGAGGTCTACATGCACTAcatgttttttattgtaaaatattttaaaatgtaatttattcctgtgatgcaaagctgaattttcagcatcattactccagtcttcagtgtcacatgatccttcataaatcattctaatatgctgatttgctgctcaagaaatatttcttatcattatcaatgttgaaaacagtttgctgcttaatatttttgtggaaactgatacattttttttcagaactGATGATTAATAGCAAGttcgaaagaacagcatttatttatcttttgtaacattataaatgtcttcatctgctgtattaatttttgtatttacattttttccaatttttcaagagtatttaaaaaaaaaatattttactgatGGTTGTATATGAgtattttatgttaatataaagggttaaagtataaaatataatataatacttattattgaaaatgtttcgcATTATAAAGCCTTTTATAAAGCTGTTTATCATTGTACTGatgttaaatttattattaaaaattaattattaaaatattatctagaaaacatttacattgtaaaaaattattgatttttttaaaactcagTATTACAATATCAGAGaggcattttaaattaaattaaattaaatttttatagcacttttcaaaataaatatttatagaaacTCATGCCACAACCATTGAGCAAGCTAAACACGTACAAACAATTTATAAATGAGGGAcagataaatacattttttttttttatcacaaaaaCTAAATTTGTGAAATCTTTTTAATTTCTAACTTTTCTCGCCGCCCCTTGGATAGAGAATAAACTACTTGCCTGCTCTCCTGCTCAAGCTGTTCCTCCAGTTGTGCCACTTTGGCCTCAAGAGCAGAAATGGAGGACTTAAATTTGGATTTAACTTGGTTCTCCATCTCCTGGAGTTTAGCTTTCAGCTCTTTATTCTGTCTCTCCATCAACTGTCTGGCGCTCTCGTTCTTTTGGGATGTGGTGCGTTCGGCCTGGAGCTCGTTGGTAAGCTGGTCAACCTGAAGGATGTAGAAAACAGCTGAGGAAATGACATGGATTTCATACAAATTACAAAGTTCTGTCTCCGTAATGGCATTTCCATTGATGAGTGTGTTTATGGCTATACATTAtactattaatttaaaatattaatttaatatgtgatttatatgtttgtcaaaaaatatcacaattttCTTGACATCTGCCACCGATAATATAATGGCTCCATAATATAACACATGTACCTGCTGGGCACTCTTCCTCAGCCTGTCATTAAGCATCTCCATATTGCCCTGCTCCTCCTCCAGCTCTTCCTCCAGCTGTTGGATCTTTGCTTCTAGCCGTCTCTTCTCATCAGCCAGCGCAGACCTTTCGGGTTCAGTCAAGCCACATATTAGTTTAAATCAGAATGTGCTTAGAGCACATTTTTGCCAAAATGTTTCAGTATAAAACTGCTGGTATGTCTAAAAAGTGAGATATTTCACATAACTGAAATCTAGAACTACACTCTGTTCCCATACAAACAGTCACACTGGAGTATGTCCACCATTAATTGTAACAGTGAACCACATGCTCCAACGGAAGTCAATATATCAGAGGATCATAATGAATTCCACAGGATTAGAATATcgctattatattttatgttgtcaTACTCACTTTCCAGATGTGTTGCTGGCCAACTCATCAGCCAGTTCATCTCTCTCAGCTTCAGCTTGCTTTTTAGCCCTCTCAGCTGCAGCCAAGTCCTACATTTAAAGAATTTAACGGAATTCTTCAATAATCAAGGTGAGATTCACTTCAGCTGAACCCCTGAAACTTAATTATGTACTTTAAATGAccttttaagattttaagtaATGCAAGCATTTCAATAAATTCAAtacatttcacaaaatattcttgtttaatatttctattgttatttttcttattctcttatttttaatttttaaaataccaATTACAATATCTATATCAGtttattttagtgtattttcaaaatataataattctgTATTTGCATTTCTATCACAATCAAACCCCCTGCAGTTCCATCATGAGCCCATAGGGGTTTCGTGAGCCCTTGGTTGGAAAAGTTAGCCTATTCAAATAACCCAGAATTGTCTTAGTTTGGAAATAATACATTCGTTTGAATAAAAAAGCTCCATACACACCACTTTTTGGACAAATTGGTTCAGTATGTTATTCACAGAAGCCTCACCTCTTGCATCTGTAGAAGTTCAGCCTCCAAAGTCTTGGCCTTCCTCTCGTTCTCCTTAGCACTGGATAAAACGTCCTCCCTGGCAGCTCGAGCATCGTCAAGCTCTCTTTGGAAGTCCTTCATTTGAGCCTAAGTTATACACACCAAAGTAAAAGGTAAAGCACACCTAAATAATTACTAAAAAGccttatatttataattatagttTTGTTTTCACCTGGAGCTTGCGGAGCTGCTTGATCGCCTCGTCTCGACCCTTGTTGGATGTTTCAATCTGGCCCTCAAGGTCCTTTATGTCTCCCTCCAGTTTCTTCTTGGAAGCAGCTATTGCAGTCCTTTGCTTGCGCTCATCTTCAAGTTCAGTTTCCAGCTCACGCACCTGTTGGATAAGATGTTCGTTTAAACACTTATACACATGGGTGTGGATGTCACAGTCTGAGCGAAGAAGAGGTACTGCACCTGTTTGACCAACTGCCTCTTCTTCTCCTCCCCTTGCTCATCTCTTCCCTGGAGATCTCGCTCAAACTGGGCCTTTAGAGCCTGCATGTTGACCTCTAGACGAAGTTTTGCATCCTCTGCAGCCTGTAATTCATCCTCCAGCTCTTCCAACTGAGTCTTCATCTCTTCTACTTGAGCCTCCAGACCACGTTTTGACTTCTCAAGCTCATGAACCTAAAATTTGAAAATGATTTGGATTGAAATTTCTCTAACCTTAATAGAAGGTTTGTTTATTATTGATTTGTTTAATAGTTTACACTTTGAACTTACGCTCTTGCCCACATCATCTTTGGAGCTGACCAGGTCTTCCATTTCAGCACGAAGGGCTTTATTGGCTCTCTCGAGCTCCTCACGGCCTTCTTGAGCTTCTTCGAGAGCTCTAGCTAAAGACAGAGCCTTTGTCTCCTTCTCTCTGGCCTCGGCCTCTGCGCGATCCCGCTCATCTGCATACTTATTAGAGATGCTCTTCTCTTCAGCAAGCATCTGAAAGGAAATGGTAGAAGTGAAGATATGTCCACACCTAATGGCAAAACATGAACTAAGTGATTAAGTCGAAATAATCAGAAACCTGATCAAACTTCTTCTGTTTTTTCTCAAGATTGGACACCAGCTGTCTCTGGTTGTCCAAATCCATCAGTGTGTCCTCAAGCTCTTGTTGCAGTCTGTTCTTGGTCTTCTCAAGCTTGTCATAGGCTGCTGCCTTCTCCTCAAACTGAGTATTGGATGCCTCCAGGTCTCTCTGCAGCCGCTTCTTACCCTCCTCTAAAAGTTCTACGTTTCCTGACACCTCTTCCAGCTTCTTCTTGAAGTCAGAGAGCTGTGGACACAAAAGGTATTCAAAAGGTAAATATTGAGGTGTGAATGGAGCAAGACCACAGATTATTTATCTTATCGCTAACCTTACCTGAATATTCAATGTCGAGACCTGTCTCTCCACGTTCCTCTTAGCTTCTGCTTCCTCCTCCAGCTGCTCCTGTAGGGCATTACGGTCATCCTCCATTTGTCGTAGTTTGGTAGAGAACTGGAGCTTTTGTCTTGTCTCTTCAGCCAGCAACTCCTAAAAAATGTCAATCCAAAATACAAGTAAGCCAACAACTCAAACCCTTTTCACATTGATAAATTATGGTGTTAGCTTAAAGCTTCTGGTTTGaagctataaaaaaaacactccaTAACATAGCACATACCTGTGTATCTTGGACTTGAGAACTCAAGCTTGCCACATCCTTGCTAAGCTTTATGTTCTTCCCCTCAGCTTCATTAAGAAGGATGGTAACGCTCTCCAGTTCCACCTGTCAGGGCAAGAAAGACATGTTAAACACACTGTGTTTGCTCTaagatcaaaaacatttaatctaACAAACATGTTGTAGGTTCTCCCAACAGAGTAATAATACATCCTCCACCATCACTCACAGTGATTTTAGAGACCCGATCGCCAAGCTCAGCTTTCTGCCTCTCGCTGTCATTGAAACGAGACTGCAGGTCAGCAAGCTGTCCTTCCACCTTCTTCCTCTTGTGTTCAACATCCTGTTTGCCCTGAGCAAGAGAACGGATCTCCACATGGAGTTCTGATGTCTCCTTCTCCAGAGCTTGCTTGGCTTTCTCCAGGTTTACCTTCACCTAAAAagcattttgtatatattttacataagcACTTTAGAGTTCTTCAGAAAGTTAAACATGTCAACAGAAGATACTGTATGGTGGCCTACCCTCTTGGACTGCTCCAGCTGCTCTGTAAGCTCCTCCAAAGCTTGGGTATGTTTCTGTCTCATCTCTTGCACCTGAGCCTCGTGGACACGACTCTCTTCCTCCATGGCTTTCTTCAAAAGAGTCACCTCCTGCTCACGTTTGGCCCTGAAAAAATACGTATCTTGACGATCAGGTCAATGGTGTCTAGTAAACCTTCTCTCgatgcataatatattaaatcaaTACAATGCACTTCAGATTAAAATGAAGTGCATCAGTTCGTCATATCCAGGCACCTGAGCTCTTGCTGAGTAGCTGTGGTGTCTAATGTGTCCTCCAGCTCTGATTTGAGAGCTTCAAGCTCTTCTCCTAAGTCTCTCTTGGTCTTTTCAGCCTTATTCCGGGCAGCCCGCTCTGACTCTAGGTCCTCCTGAAGATCTGAGATGTGTCCCTCCAGCTCCCTGATCTTCTTCAGTGCATTGTTTTTCTGAGCTGTTTCATCCTCCAGTCTAATGTTAATGCAGAGAGAATACAAAAGTTACTATAGGTTTGTGAAATATGATATGAGAGTACCCCCAAATTAGCTTaatagacatttaaaatttCTTAATATCTGTATACCGTGCCAGTGCAGCCTGAAGCTCCTCCTCTTTCTTAGCAAGCTGGGCTTTCAGATCAGCAATCTGAGCTTGAAGTTCAGCAATCTGCTCCTGAAGGTCATTTGATTCACCCTCTAACTTCCTCTTGGCTTTTTCCAGCTCCTGTCGAGTTTTCTCCTCTTTTTTCAAGCGCACTAcagattacaaaaacaaacattatcaCTTATAACTGAATCATTTAGTAATCAGATGTTAATGTGATTCATTTACAGACAAAAGTGAATAATGGGACAAACCCTCCAGTTCTGAGATCATTGACTCATGCTTATTCTTCAGCTTGGTCAgattttttgatttttcttcttcttcagctAGGTTTGAGCTAAAATCGGCTATTCTTTCTTCTAGAAGCTTCCTCTCCTGCAAACAGAGTACTTAAATTTGAGTACACCTAAATTGCCACCACCACCAAAATATGCCATCTTtaagaaagaagaaaacaaaaaagattgTTGAAATCAAACCTTATGCAATTTGTTGTTATGGTCCTCCATCACCAGGATATCATCCTCTAACTTCTTGATCTTGGCATCACATGTAACTTTCTCCAGTTGCAGCTTCTGACGAGCATCCTCTTCCTCTTCAAGATGTTCCTCAAGATCCTTAGAACATTCATTGAGAGATAAGAGAGAGTCATGGACTAAATGGTAGAGTTTAAAGATATCCAAGGACGGAATTCGAACAAGTACTGGTTGCCTGTGAATGAAAACCAATAAATGACAACATACTCTGATCTGGTcatgcattttcttcttttccAGTTGTAGGGCTGCACCAcgatcctcctcttcctccaaCCTGGCCTCCATCTCATGCAAGATCT
This window harbors:
- the myh11a gene encoding myosin-11a isoform X2, giving the protein MTKKGLSEDEKYLFTDKDFINSPVAQADWTAKKLVWVPSEKHGFESASIKEEHGDEVLVELADNGKKITVNKDDIQKMNPPKFSKVEDMAELTCLNEASVLHNLRERYYSGLIYTYSGLFCVVVNPYKMLPIYSEKIIEMYKGKKRHEVPPHIYSITDNAYRNMMQDREDQSILCTGESGAGKTENTKKVIQYLAVVASSHKGKKDTSTGELEKQLLQANPILEAFGNAKTIKNDNSSRFGKFIRINFDVTGFIVGANIETYLLEKSRCIRQAKTERAFHIFYYMVAGAKDKLREELLLENFNKYRFLSAGHVQIPGNQDDEMYDETMEAMDIMGFTVEERTDVLKVVSTVLQLGNIEFKKERNQEQATMPDNTAAQKVCHLQSINVTDFTRAILTPRIKVGREVVQKAQTKEQADFAIEALAKAMYERLFRWILLRVNKALDKTKRQGASFLGILDIAGFEIFEDNSFEQLCINYTNEKLQQLFNHTMFILEQEEYQREGIEWNFIDFGLDLQPCIELIERPNNPPGILALLDEECWFPKATDVSFVEKLCNTHVNHTKFAKPKQLKDKTEFSVLHYAGRVDYNAIAWLTKNMDPLNDNVTALLNNSSNPFVQDLWKDADRVVGLETIAKMSDSSAPSASKTKKGMFRTVGQLYKESLAKLMTTLHNTQPNFVRCIIPNHEKRAGKLDAHLVLEQLRCNGVLEGIRICRQGFPNRIVFQEFRQRYEILAANAIPKGFMDGKQACCLMIKHLDLDPNLYRIGQSKIFFRTGVLAQLEEERDLKITVIIIAFQAQARGFLARKAFAKRQQQLTAMRVIQRNCAAYLKLRNWQWWRLFTKVKPLLQVTRQEEEMSLKEEELQRAKESAQKFETELKDITLKHTQLTEERNQLQEKLQAETELYAEAEEMRVRLASKKQELEEILHEMEARLEEEEDRGAALQLEKKKMHDQIRDLEEHLEEEEDARQKLQLEKVTCDAKIKKLEDDILVMEDHNNKLHKERKLLEERIADFSSNLAEEEEKSKNLTKLKNKHESMISELEVRLKKEEKTRQELEKAKRKLEGESNDLQEQIAELQAQIADLKAQLAKKEEELQAALARLEDETAQKNNALKKIRELEGHISDLQEDLESERAARNKAEKTKRDLGEELEALKSELEDTLDTTATQQELRAKREQEVTLLKKAMEEESRVHEAQVQEMRQKHTQALEELTEQLEQSKRVKVNLEKAKQALEKETSELHVEIRSLAQGKQDVEHKRKKVEGQLADLQSRFNDSERQKAELGDRVSKITVELESVTILLNEAEGKNIKLSKDVASLSSQVQDTQELLAEETRQKLQFSTKLRQMEDDRNALQEQLEEEAEAKRNVERQVSTLNIQLSDFKKKLEEVSGNVELLEEGKKRLQRDLEASNTQFEEKAAAYDKLEKTKNRLQQELEDTLMDLDNQRQLVSNLEKKQKKFDQMLAEEKSISNKYADERDRAEAEAREKETKALSLARALEEAQEGREELERANKALRAEMEDLVSSKDDVGKSVHELEKSKRGLEAQVEEMKTQLEELEDELQAAEDAKLRLEVNMQALKAQFERDLQGRDEQGEEKKRQLVKQVRELETELEDERKQRTAIAASKKKLEGDIKDLEGQIETSNKGRDEAIKQLRKLQAQMKDFQRELDDARAAREDVLSSAKENERKAKTLEAELLQMQEDLAAAERAKKQAEAERDELADELASNTSGKSALADEKRRLEAKIQQLEEELEEEQGNMEMLNDRLRKSAQQVDQLTNELQAERTTSQKNESARQLMERQNKELKAKLQEMENQVKSKFKSSISALEAKVAQLEEQLEQESRDKQNTAKAVRQKDKKLKDLITQVEDERKQAEQYKDQADKANARVKQLKRQLEESEEESQRITAARRKLQRELDEATEANDAMSREVTTLKSKLRRGNEPSSFSSTPRRSGGSGRRGMIDSSDAAEDDADMQSDYNGTKSAE